The Cellulophaga sp. RHA19 genome includes the window ATACGCCTTAGTAATTGCAGAAATTGCATCTGCAAACGCTGTAGCCTCTTTATCTGATAATTTACTAATATCCTGAGTTTGTTTTTTAGGTACAATCATAGCCTCAAAAGGCCAAACTGCCCAAAAAGGAGTAAGCACAACAAAGTCATCATTACTATAAATAATACGCTCGTTTGCTTCTATTTCTTGCTTTAAATAATCTCCTAAAAGGCTTCTTTTATTTTTAGCGTAGTACTCTTTTTGCTCCTTCTCTTTTTTTATAATTTCGTTAGGTAAAGTAGATTGTGACCAAATTTGTCCGTGCGGATGCGGATTACTACACCCCATAACAGCTCCTTTGTTTTCAAAAATTTGAACATAATTAATGGTGTCATTACTACCCAACTCTACATATTCTTTTTGCCAAGTTGTAACAACTTTATTAATGTCTTCTACAGCCATATCTGCCAAACTTTTAGAGTGGTCTGGACTAAAGCAAATTACTTTACAAATACCTTGCTCACTCTCTGCCTTAAACAAACCATCATTAACAGAGAATGTTTTTGAGTCTGTTTGTAAAGCAGCAAAATCGTTTGTAAAAACAAAAACGTCTTTATAATCTGGATTTATTTCGCCGTTAATTCTAGTGTTTCCTGCACATAAATAACAATTAGGATCGTGCGCTGGCCTAACTTCATTAGAAACAGCTTCGTTTTGCCCTTGCCAAGGTCTTTTTGCCCTGTGCGGAGAAACTAAAACCCACTCACCAGTTAATATATTAAAACGTTTATGTGAAAAATCTTGTAAATCTGTATTCATTATATAATAGAATTGTGATTGTGTTATTTTATTTTTTGTGTTCCGTCTGATAATTTTACGTTGTAAATAGAGCAATCTTTACCAAACTCTCTTTTAAAAAGACTTGAGATTTCTTTTTTAAACGATTTAACTTCAGACTTTAAAATTAAATTAATTGTACAGCCACCAAAGCCGCCACCCATCATCCTAGCTCCTAAAATATTTGGGTTATTTTTTGTGTGGTCAACTAAAAAATCTAGTTCTTTACAACTTACTTTAAATTGCGTGCTTAACCCATTATGAGACTTGTACAACAATTCTCCTAGTTGCTTTATATCATCTGCCTTTATAGCTTTAGAAAACTCTTTAACACGTAAATTTTCTTCAATTATATACAATGCCTTTTGGTAATCTTCATCTGTAATATCTGACTTAATTGTATCTAAATCTGATATTGTAGCATCTCTCAAAGCTTTTATGTTAAGCTTAGCCGATACTTTTTCACAAACCTCTCTCCTGTCATTGTAAGCACTTTCAGATAGGTCATGCTTTACATTTGTATTAATTAAAAGCAGCTTATAATCTCCAAAATTAATTTTATATAATTTAGATTTTATAGTTCTACAGTCTAACAATAATGCACTTTTTTTAACACCAAACATACTAGCGTATTGGTCCATTATTCCGCATTTAACACCAGCGTAATTGTGCTCTGCCTGTTGTGAAATTAGAATCATCTCCTTTTTAGAAATACCTAACTTAAACAGTTTATTAAGTCCATAAACAACACTGTTTTCTAATGCTGCGGAAGAAGACATACCTGCACCACCAGGAATATTACCTGCAAAAACAATATTAAAATTACCTAGTTCTATGCCTCGCTTTTTTAT containing:
- a CDS encoding UDP-glucose--hexose-1-phosphate uridylyltransferase → MNTDLQDFSHKRFNILTGEWVLVSPHRAKRPWQGQNEAVSNEVRPAHDPNCYLCAGNTRINGEINPDYKDVFVFTNDFAALQTDSKTFSVNDGLFKAESEQGICKVICFSPDHSKSLADMAVEDINKVVTTWQKEYVELGSNDTINYVQIFENKGAVMGCSNPHPHGQIWSQSTLPNEIIKKEKEQKEYYAKNKRSLLGDYLKQEIEANERIIYSNDDFVVLTPFWAVWPFEAMIVPKKQTQDISKLSDKEATAFADAISAITKAYDKLFNTSFPYSSGIHQAPTNGKDNSHWHWHMSFYPPLLRSATVKKFMVGYEMFGSPQRDITAEQAATRLRDLI
- the galK gene encoding galactokinase, with the protein product MNKKLIKEVKNSFKQTFKTKPLMVFSPGRINLIGEHTDYNDGFVFPAAINKGIALAIQKSKNKVSTVYALNKEETYQFSLDTVSPLENGGWRNYILGVVAEIKKRGIELGNFNIVFAGNIPGGAGMSSSAALENSVVYGLNKLFKLGISKKEMILISQQAEHNYAGVKCGIMDQYASMFGVKKSALLLDCRTIKSKLYKINFGDYKLLLINTNVKHDLSESAYNDRREVCEKVSAKLNIKALRDATISDLDTIKSDITDEDYQKALYIIEENLRVKEFSKAIKADDIKQLGELLYKSHNGLSTQFKVSCKELDFLVDHTKNNPNILGARMMGGGFGGCTINLILKSEVKSFKKEISSLFKREFGKDCSIYNVKLSDGTQKIK